In a genomic window of Fodinibius sp. Rm-B-1B1-1:
- the rpsM gene encoding 30S ribosomal protein S13: MARIAGIDLPKNKRGEIGLTYIYGIGRSTAQDILDELEIDRSTKVMDWTDEEVSKLRQKIDNEYKVEGALRSEVNANIRRLIEIGSYRGNRHRKGLPVRGQRTQTNARTRKGKRRTVAGKKTAPRK, encoded by the coding sequence ATGGCTAGAATTGCTGGAATAGACTTACCAAAAAATAAGCGCGGTGAAATTGGTCTAACCTATATCTATGGTATTGGCCGGTCTACAGCTCAAGATATTCTTGATGAGCTTGAAATTGATCGGAGTACCAAAGTTATGGATTGGACTGATGAAGAGGTTTCAAAGCTCCGTCAAAAGATTGACAATGAGTACAAAGTTGAAGGAGCATTACGTAGTGAAGTAAATGCTAATATACGACGGTTAATTGAGATCGGCTCTTACAGAGGTAATCGGCATCGTAAAGGATTGCCAGTAAGAGGACAGCGAACTCAAACAAATGCACGTACCCGAAAAGGTAAACGTCGTACCGTTGCAGGTAAGAAAACAGCTCCTCGAAAATAA
- the map gene encoding type I methionyl aminopeptidase, translating to MIFLKSESEIEKMRESAQIVSHTLAEVAKHIEPGVTTAKLDRIAEDFIKKNDGRPAFKGYGPKGNEFPGTLCISINEEVVHGIPSDKRELKEGDIVSIDCGVEKNGYFGDHAYTFAVGECEDEKIRLLRATLESLYKGIEKAVHGNRIGDISEAVQSHCEDEGFGVVRDLVGHGLGKSLHEDPSVPNFGKAGRGERLRTGMTLAIEPMIAFGSWQVETLDDGWTVVTADKQVSAHYEHDIVVREGKAEILSTFDYIREITKSRINADI from the coding sequence AAGAGCGAATCTGAAATTGAGAAAATGCGCGAAAGTGCGCAGATCGTTTCTCATACGCTTGCTGAAGTTGCCAAACATATTGAACCTGGTGTAACCACAGCAAAGTTAGACAGAATCGCGGAGGATTTTATTAAAAAGAATGATGGACGTCCTGCTTTTAAAGGATATGGTCCAAAAGGAAATGAATTTCCGGGTACGCTTTGTATCTCTATAAATGAAGAGGTTGTACACGGAATCCCCAGTGATAAACGAGAATTGAAAGAAGGTGATATTGTCTCGATTGACTGTGGGGTTGAAAAGAATGGATATTTTGGTGATCACGCATATACATTTGCTGTTGGGGAATGTGAAGACGAAAAAATTCGTTTATTGCGTGCTACGTTAGAATCACTTTATAAAGGAATTGAAAAGGCTGTACACGGAAACAGAATTGGAGATATTTCTGAAGCTGTTCAGTCACATTGTGAAGATGAAGGATTTGGAGTTGTCCGAGACTTAGTTGGACATGGACTTGGTAAATCACTCCATGAAGATCCTTCAGTACCAAATTTTGGTAAAGCCGGCAGAGGGGAGCGTCTCCGAACCGGTATGACACTGGCCATCGAACCAATGATTGCTTTTGGCTCTTGGCAGGTGGAAACATTAGATGACGGCTGGACCGTCGTAACAGCGGATAAACAAGTATCTGCCCATTATGAGCACGATATTGTTGTTCGCGAAGGAAAGGCTGAAATTCTAAGTACTTTTGATTATATTCGAGAGATCACGAAAAGTCGAATAAACGCAGATATTTAA
- the infA gene encoding translation initiation factor IF-1, whose amino-acid sequence MAKEEPIKQDGEIIEALPNAQFRVELDNGHEILAHVSGKMRMYYIKILPGDRVAVEMSPYDLTKGRITYRYK is encoded by the coding sequence ATGGCTAAAGAAGAGCCAATTAAGCAGGATGGCGAAATTATAGAGGCATTACCAAATGCACAATTTCGTGTAGAGCTTGATAATGGGCATGAAATTTTGGCCCACGTATCAGGTAAAATGAGAATGTACTATATTAAGATTCTTCCCGGCGACCGAGTCGCTGTGGAAATGTCTCCTTACGATTTAACGAAGGGACGTATTACGTATCGTTACAAATAA
- the rpmJ gene encoding 50S ribosomal protein L36 yields the protein MKTRSSVKKRSSDDKIVRRNGRVYVINKKNPRHKQRQG from the coding sequence ATGAAGACTCGATCTTCAGTAAAAAAACGAAGTTCAGACGACAAGATCGTACGACGAAATGGTCGTGTATATGTAATTAATAAAAAGAATCCTCGTCACAAACAACGACAAGGATAA